Genomic window (Temnothorax longispinosus isolate EJ_2023e chromosome 3, Tlon_JGU_v1, whole genome shotgun sequence):
CAAAGACGTATATGTGAACGTGTTGGCGCTCTATCCGGATATCACGCAACCGCCCATGAACTTGAGCACGGTCGACGGCAAAACCATCCGGATTACGTGCCGCGTTTTCGGCGCACCCAAGCCCGAGGTCAAGTGGGTCAGGAACGGGCAAGAATTGACCGGCGGTCGTTACAAGATTTTGGATATAGGCGACTTGGAAATCGAGAACGTGATATTCCTGGATGCTGGTACTTACACGTGCTACGCTTCCAATAAATTCGGCGAAGTGAATGCGTCCGCCAGTTTGGTGGTGAAAGAACACACCAAGATAACGGATGAGCCGGAGGACTACGAAGTTGCAGCGGGCGCTACTGCCACATTCaggtaaaatttttcaaaaaaatattgaaatctcGATAGAAGTAAAAGTAAATCTGTTATCTTCTGATGTATAATTAGGAGGTTttgcttaatttcttttctatgTTTGTTCTAGGTGCAATGCCGTTACTGATCCCAGTCTACCTCTGACCATAGACTGGTTGAGCAATGGTGAACCAATAGACTTCGAGATGGAACCGAGATTCGTACGAAGTACCGACTATTCTCTAATGATCACAAAGACGACCGAACTGGATTCCGGTATCTATACGTGCGTCGCCCGCACTGATCTTGACGAAGCGAGAGCACAAGCGACGCTGATAGTTCAGGATGTACCTAATGCGCCAAGATTAATCGGCATTAAATGCATGTCTAAAGCGGCCTTTGTCCAATGGATACCCATGGGAGATAACAGATCTCCTATTCTGCGCTACACGATCCAATACAACACCACTTTTGCACCGGATACCTGGGAGATAGCCAAAGATTACGTCCCAGCTACAGACCAGACATACGAAGTGTCTATGTCACCTTGGGCCAATTACACATTCCGCGTTCTTGCATGGAATAAAATAGGTGAGAAAACGCTTGAAAACTAAAAGACTACTTTGAAATGAATgaattgcaattatatataattatgtacatatatgtataataatatataattcagatcttaattacacaattttcGAGTCAATTTACTATGGCTATTATCTCTTCTTTAGgataaatatgttaaactaatgtattgatattattttctaattcagGCCCTTCTCTACCGTCACCACACAGCGATGTTTGTACCACCGAACAAGACGTTCCTTACAAAAATCCAGACAATATTATGGGCAAGGGTACAACGCCTCAAAATTTGGTTATTTCATGGACAACCATGCCGCAAATAGAGCATAATGCCCCCCACTTTAAATACAGGGTATATTACAAAAGAGATATACCGGGTGAGACATGGGCTACAGCTGATATATATGATTggaggaaaaataattatctagtGGACAATCAACCTACTTATCAAAGATACAAAATTAAGGTCATCGCTTCGAACGCGAAAGGAGAGAGTAAAGCTGCAGCCAATGAAATTATCGGATACTCTGGAGAAGACGGTAATCCActgataaaattaactttattattataattgttattgttattatatactaagattaattattaatacgtcGACTTTGCTCATAAAACGTTAAATTGCTATTTCAGTACCCTTGCAAGCACCCGGCAATTTTACACTGAATCAAATAAAATCGAGTACAACCGCTCAGCTGTCGTGGAGTCCGGTACCCGAGGAGTCGGTAAGGGGCGAATTGCAAGGATATAAGATTCAAACGTGGACGGAGAAGGAGGGTGAGAAGGGAATGCGCGAGATGGATATTCGTGGTGGAAATAAAACTCATGCGTTAATCACGAAGTTCGTTCcatatagtaaaaatttcGTGAGAATACTCGCTTACAACGGCAGGTAATAACACTTCGATTATATATCGCtatcatatattttgcttCTCATAGCTACCTTgtctttaaataatgtttattttgtgCAGGTACACCGGTCCTGCGTCCGAGACTTTAAGCTTTGACACACCGGAAGGAGTACCAGGGACAGTGCTCAGTTTAGAAGCATTCCCTATGGGATCCAGTGCATTGTTCCTAGTGTGGACGCGACCCGCGGAACCGAATGGTATTTTAACCGgatatagaatttattatcaagTTGTGAACGGCACAAAGTTGGGAACGTTACTCGAGAGAAAGCCGCATGTTATGGAGCCACAAGCTACGAGTGCCAAATTAGCCGCATTAGCGCCTGATACGATTTACCGCGTTCACATACGTGCCACAACCAGAGTTGGTGAAGGCAATGAGTAAGTGTCGCATGAGCTACAAGAACGAAGTTAAATATCAGTAACATttgtaaacattattttatgtcatttttGTCATGTATGTTACTTATagttttaatgtatttttgtagCTATTTTATCGAGCAAAAGACTAGAACGTCTCAACGACCTGACGTCCCACAATTTACGTGGGAAACTATACCAGTGGAGAATGGATATTCACACGTAAGAGTCATTTGGTTGCCGAATTTGAACGGTAATCCGGGAAGTCATTTCTTCGTCAGGTACAAGATGAAAGGCGAAACGATCTTTTTGAAGACGGATCCCGAGTTTCAGTCGAATACTATTGAGGTATGTTTACggtaatgataaatttatacacaAGGCTTCTTGATATCTTCCTAACAAGCTctattaatcagaatttttttcgGTCTTGTGTATTAGAGTCTTTGACTATCATATCCAAACTCTgattaatattgtattcattaaatttgcattttgatTTTACCTAActatattctaatatttaaataagataaatataattatatgatcattaaaaaatgctataaatCACGCAGGTTCGCGGTCTTCAAAGCGGTGAAACCTATGTGATGTCAGTCGTCGCTGTCGACGGAGACTACATGAGCGAGAGTGCTTTCCAAGAAGTAGTGACGAGTAGCGAAGGACCCATTATTCAACCGAAGGAAAATGTTGCGACGGCTGGCTGGTTCataggtaaatatttttcttcttaatttttagatcAATTTTTTCGATGACTGGTATATGTCAAGATTGTGATATTTTCGCTGAAGGAATGATGCTAGCAATCGCTATCCTCCTTTTGGTGCTGATAATCGTTTGCGTGATTAAACGAAATCGAGGCGGAAAGTACGCGGTGCATGAACGAGAACTGGCTGCCGGACGAGGGGATTATCCCGACGAGGGTGGATTCCATGAGTATTCGCAACCGTTGGACACCAAATCGGCTGGCGGACGCGCGTCCTTGGCATCTTCTTCTCATGTGGATGGTAAACATCCTGAATCCGACACCGATTCCATGGCGGAGTATGGCGATGGTGATACAGGTAATGagtttaaaattctatttggaattgttaaaaatatatataatattagaaaagtcCTTGTGATATGAAAAAGTAGTAtgtaattaaagatatttgttGTACGTGTTTTTCGAGTAGCAAGTACTATGACAATTGATTAGTCGCGTCTATACATGTCTAACTTTAAATCGGCGGGATTGAGCGAACCctctattttcattttttcgatcgCTACTCATTCTAACAGCACATGCATAGAATATTGTGCGCTCAATCCATAAAATCAAGAAACAAATGAAAAACCGAATATACTATGCGTATGCATAATTTATGCATCGCAAAGTAGCAAAAAGATAGTAGAAAGAGCAGTGCAAGAGGAGTAAGTTGAATTAGTAGATATCAGTTGAGAATagaggaattaaaaaaagtttagaagAATTTGACGTTTTTAAATAGGGTATGTATTATTGTGAATTATTGTTGCAACGTAGAAATGCAccgaattttaatattttcgtaatatttttaatcttagagagcaaaataaaatttgcgaaTCTCATATGTCACAGCTGAGTTTATTTTCAcgttttagatttttcttatATCATGTTATTGCTTCCTTTTGCATACACTTTGCAGCCGCAGTTGCATAAGTCGTATTCGTTTATATGTTCGCTTTagactattttattttcaatttgtcatgcatattttgttatatattttatttgcttcaTTGCTTGACTCGATACAGAGGGCATGAACGAAGATGGTTCTTTCATTGGTCAGTATGGCCGACAGCGTAAGCAGGAACCAAATTCGCAGGCATTTGCCACTCTAGTCTAAGGTAAGTTCATCAAACATATTCTTGAGACGAAACAGTAGAAGTACGAAATATAAGTTTCCGAAACGGGTTATCATTCACTTCACGCTTTTTTTTACTCATAATCCACTCTTTAATTAATCTTGTCTAAAACCGAGGCATGCATGAGGTGAGAGTCAAGATCAAGATCTGCCGATTATGAATCGACCACTTTCCTGAACACGAAGTCACGCGTCGCACACGTTTTTTTAACACTTAAATCGATGCATTTGTGCTCCGGCGAAATAAttcggaaattaatatattatttgtataaaactgCATGCTGATGTTTATAGCaatattcattattacttGATTTGTGAAAGCAAAAAAAGAACCTCTGTGTATGTACCTGCataacgttatatttttatatattttcttcataaataataaaattcgtttGTTTTCTAGGGCGTTTTACGGAGGATGGATCCTTCATTGGACAATACGGACCTAAA
Coding sequences:
- the Nrg gene encoding neuroglian isoform X1, with the protein product MRLAVCIVSTLVLGASAIIRVPDNVEVQSPPRISKQPPTDEQLFQVAQTKVNENDKPFLIECEAEGEPVPTYRWIKNGKNFEWPAYDDRISQQPGRGTLVISRPRDEDLGQYQCFAENEWGIATSNSVFVRKAELNSFKDENPITLNANEGSPFKLTCQPPDGWPKPNVYWLIQDIAGGIKSINNSRMTLDPEGNLWFSNVTRNDASDDFYYACAATSVFRNEYKVGNKVLLNVISTGASAGQNKYPPERQYVSRKNEVALRGKKVELYCIFGGTPLPQIVWSKNGALLRPSDRIIQGNYGKSLVIKHVNFEDGGEYTCESSNGVGTAQSYSINLQVMAVPYFTVEPEFVNAAEDETAEIKCEASGVPVPEIKWIYNGKPISEAPPNNRRKVTANSIVIERLVKKDTGNYGCNATNSLGYVYKDVYVNVLALYPDITQPPMNLSTVDGKTIRITCRVFGAPKPEVKWVRNGQELTGGRYKILDIGDLEIENVIFLDAGTYTCYASNKFGEVNASASLVVKEHTKITDEPEDYEVAAGATATFRCNAVTDPSLPLTIDWLSNGEPIDFEMEPRFVRSTDYSLMITKTTELDSGIYTCVARTDLDEARAQATLIVQDVPNAPRLIGIKCMSKAAFVQWIPMGDNRSPILRYTIQYNTTFAPDTWEIAKDYVPATDQTYEVSMSPWANYTFRVLAWNKIGPSLPSPHSDVCTTEQDVPYKNPDNIMGKGTTPQNLVISWTTMPQIEHNAPHFKYRVYYKRDIPGETWATADIYDWRKNNYLVDNQPTYQRYKIKVIASNAKGESKAAANEIIGYSGEDVPLQAPGNFTLNQIKSSTTAQLSWSPVPEESVRGELQGYKIQTWTEKEGEKGMREMDIRGGNKTHALITKFVPYSKNFVRILAYNGRYTGPASETLSFDTPEGVPGTVLSLEAFPMGSSALFLVWTRPAEPNGILTGYRIYYQVVNGTKLGTLLERKPHVMEPQATSAKLAALAPDTIYRVHIRATTRVGEGNDYFIEQKTRTSQRPDVPQFTWETIPVENGYSHVRVIWLPNLNGNPGSHFFVRYKMKGETIFLKTDPEFQSNTIEVRGLQSGETYVMSVVAVDGDYMSESAFQEVVTSSEGPIIQPKENVATAGWFIGMMLAIAILLLVLIIVCVIKRNRGGKYAVHERELAAGRGDYPDEGGFHEYSQPLDTKSAGGRASLASSSHVDGKHPESDTDSMAEYGDGDTGRFTEDGSFIGQYGPKGRPEETPPIPTGTMATYV
- the Nrg gene encoding neuroglian isoform X3; protein product: MRLAVCIVSTLVLGASAIIQSPPRISKQPPTDEQLFQVAQTKVNENDKPFLIECEAEGEPVPTYRWIKNGKNFEWPAYDDRISQQPGRGTLVISRPRDEDLGQYQCFAENEWGIATSNSVFVRKAELNSFKDENPITLNANEGSPFKLTCQPPDGWPKPNVYWLIQDIAGGIKSINNSRMTLDPEGNLWFSNVTRNDASDDFYYACAATSVFRNEYKVGNKVLLNVISTGASAGQNKYPPERQYVSRKNEVALRGKKVELYCIFGGTPLPQIVWSKNGALLRPSDRIIQGNYGKSLVIKHVNFEDGGEYTCESSNGVGTAQSYSINLQVMAVPYFTVEPEFVNAAEDETAEIKCEASGVPVPEIKWIYNGKPISEAPPNNRRKVTANSIVIERLVKKDTGNYGCNATNSLGYVYKDVYVNVLALYPDITQPPMNLSTVDGKTIRITCRVFGAPKPEVKWVRNGQELTGGRYKILDIGDLEIENVIFLDAGTYTCYASNKFGEVNASASLVVKEHTKITDEPEDYEVAAGATATFRCNAVTDPSLPLTIDWLSNGEPIDFEMEPRFVRSTDYSLMITKTTELDSGIYTCVARTDLDEARAQATLIVQDVPNAPRLIGIKCMSKAAFVQWIPMGDNRSPILRYTIQYNTTFAPDTWEIAKDYVPATDQTYEVSMSPWANYTFRVLAWNKIGPSLPSPHSDVCTTEQDVPYKNPDNIMGKGTTPQNLVISWTTMPQIEHNAPHFKYRVYYKRDIPGETWATADIYDWRKNNYLVDNQPTYQRYKIKVIASNAKGESKAAANEIIGYSGEDVPLQAPGNFTLNQIKSSTTAQLSWSPVPEESVRGELQGYKIQTWTEKEGEKGMREMDIRGGNKTHALITKFVPYSKNFVRILAYNGRYTGPASETLSFDTPEGVPGTVLSLEAFPMGSSALFLVWTRPAEPNGILTGYRIYYQVVNGTKLGTLLERKPHVMEPQATSAKLAALAPDTIYRVHIRATTRVGEGNDYFIEQKTRTSQRPDVPQFTWETIPVENGYSHVRVIWLPNLNGNPGSHFFVRYKMKGETIFLKTDPEFQSNTIEVRGLQSGETYVMSVVAVDGDYMSESAFQEVVTSSEGPIIQPKENVATAGWFIGMMLAIAILLLVLIIVCVIKRNRGGKYAVHERELAAGRGDYPDEGGFHEYSQPLDTKSAGGRASLASSSHVDGKHPESDTDSMAEYGDGDTGRFTEDGSFIGQYGPKGRPEETPPIPTGTMATYV
- the Nrg gene encoding neuroglian isoform X2, yielding MRLAVCIVSTLVLGASAIIRVPDNVEVQSPPRISKQPPTDEQLFQVAQTKVNENDKPFLIECEAEGEPVPTYRWIKNGKNFEWPAYDDRISQQPGRGTLVISRPRDEDLGQYQCFAENEWGIATSNSVFVRKAELNSFKDENPITLNANEGSPFKLTCQPPDGWPKPNVYWLIQDIAGGIKSINNSRMTLDPEGNLWFSNVTRNDASDDFYYACAATSVFRNEYKVGNKVLLNVISTGASAGQNKYPPERQYVSRKNEVALRGKKVELYCIFGGTPLPQIVWSKNGALLRPSDRIIQGNYGKSLVIKHVNFEDGGEYTCESSNGVGTAQSYSINLQVMAVPYFTVEPEFVNAAEDETAEIKCEASGVPVPEIKWIYNGKPISEAPPNNRRKVTANSIVIERLVKKDTGNYGCNATNSLGYVYKDVYVNVLALYPDITQPPMNLSTVDGKTIRITCRVFGAPKPEVKWVRNGQELTGGRYKILDIGDLEIENVIFLDAGTYTCYASNKFGEVNASASLVVKEHTKITDEPEDYEVAAGATATFRCNAVTDPSLPLTIDWLSNGEPIDFEMEPRFVRSTDYSLMITKTTELDSGIYTCVARTDLDEARAQATLIVQDVPNAPRLIGIKCMSKAAFVQWIPMGDNRSPILRYTIQYNTTFAPDTWEIAKDYVPATDQTYEVSMSPWANYTFRVLAWNKIGPSLPSPHSDVCTTEQDVPYKNPDNIMGKGTTPQNLVISWTTMPQIEHNAPHFKYRVYYKRDIPGETWATADIYDWRKNNYLVDNQPTYQRYKIKVIASNAKGESKAAANEIIGYSGEDVPLQAPGNFTLNQIKSSTTAQLSWSPVPEESVRGELQGYKIQTWTEKEGEKGMREMDIRGGNKTHALITKFVPYSKNFVRILAYNGRYTGPASETLSFDTPEGVPGTVLSLEAFPMGSSALFLVWTRPAEPNGILTGYRIYYQVVNGTKLGTLLERKPHVMEPQATSAKLAALAPDTIYRVHIRATTRVGEGNDYFIEQKTRTSQRPDVPQFTWETIPVENGYSHVRVIWLPNLNGNPGSHFFVRYKMKGETIFLKTDPEFQSNTIEVRGLQSGETYVMSVVAVDGDYMSESAFQEVVTSSEGPIIQPKENVATAGWFIGMMLAIAILLLVLIIVCVIKRNRGGKYAVHERELAAGRGDYPDEGGFHEYSQPLDTKSAGGRASLASSSHVDGKHPESDTDSMAEYGDGDTEGMNEDGSFIGQYGRQRKQEPNSQAFATLV